One Glycine soja cultivar W05 chromosome 2, ASM419377v2, whole genome shotgun sequence genomic region harbors:
- the LOC114401637 gene encoding protein JASON-like isoform X1, with protein sequence MGFINFPDMLRSVLGFMIRFFFRTFTKAMGCFFACFRIRENRRTNTSHLITSSTRSTGVVVSRNRLSSLLFEEERDDSARIDGVGFQGDFQGLKDEAKFLKACGTLTGTPVEIRKASEKLKASPAPDKDSEHSRFHCWLPNTSVEKLQLDVQPFDPPTPINLCQKLGNSMDSFEHTPISFISKAQDTEEDSVDYMEKSWSGNLHTADRSERNVALVSALLATNTQRKNKSVRFESETDLATYGSSSDNRHMKENKSPNNQSAYKPSPYPTPLKLFDEMQTPGTVYPASLEELHTGRAQVRSQFVYPTNKPGDNALRCKILEERDFNPEEDSSELSDLVEKAQNGTPTPEKGSKRFSNENDEIKSNLSSRISPVSTIEEHSPMSFKWWYDNGIPNSTTKYKEDQKVKWHATPFEERLDKALSEENFISQRKLVCGKPVEFDEIEESDTASSQL encoded by the exons ATGGGTTTTATAAATTTTCCTGATATGCTGAGGAGCGTGTTAGGGTTCATGATCCGTTTCTTCTTCCGAACCTTCACCAAAGCCATGGGCTGCTTCTTCGCGTGCTTCAGGATCAGAGAGAATCGCCGCACAAACACATCGCATTTGATTACCTCCTCCACTCGATCCACC GGTGTTGTGGTGTCTCGAAATCGCTTGTCTTCTTTATTATttgaag AAGAGAGAGATGATTCTGCGAGGATTGATGGTGTTGGGTTTCAGGGAGATTTCCAGGGGCTTAAGGATGAG GCTAAGTTTCTTAAAGCTTGTGGGACCTTAACAGGAACACCCGTTGAAATTCGTAAAGCATCTGAGAAATTGAAAGCATCACCCGCTCCTGATAAAGATTCAGAACATTCAAGATTTCATTGTTGGCTTCCTAACACGTCTGTGGAGAAACTGCAGCTGGATGTCCAACCATTTGATCCACCAACTCCCATAAATCTTTGCCAAAAATTGGGAAATAGTATGGATTCATTTGAGCACACGCCAATCAG CTTTATCTCCAAAGCGCAAGATACTGAAGAAGACTCTGTTGACTATATGGAAAAAAGTTGGTCAGGGAACCTTCATACGGCAGATAGGTCTGAAAGGAATGTAGCTTTGGTTTCAGCTTTGCTAGCCACAAATACTCAGAGAAAGAACAAGTCTGTTCGTTTTGAAAGTGAAACTGACTTGGCAACCTATGGAAGCTCATCAGATAATCGGCATATGAAGGAAAACAAGTCACCAAATAACCAAAGTGCATATAAACCGTCTCCTTATCCTACCCCGTTGAAGTTATTTGATGAGATGCAAACACCAGGAACTGTGTATCCTGCATCATTAGAAGAGTTACATACAGGTAGGGCTCAAGTTCGGTCCCAGTTTGTCTATCCAACTAACAAACCAGGTGATAATGCCCTCAGGTGCAAAATACTCGAGGAGAGAGATTTTAACCCtgaagaagattcaagtgagctgagtgatttggttgagaaagCTCAAAATGGAACTCCTACCCCAGAAAAAGGGTCCAAGagattttcaaatgaaaatgatgAGATCAAATCAAATTTGTCTTCTAGAATAAGTCCTGTATCAACCATCGAGGAGCATTCGCCTATGTCATTTAAGTGGTGGTATGACAATGGCATCCCGAATTCAACAACTAAGTACAAAGAG GACCAGAAAGTAAAATGGCATGCAACCCCATTTGAAGAGAGGCTGGATAAGGCACTGTCTGAGGAGAATTTTATATCTCAAAG GAAGCTTGTTTGTGGGAAACCAGTGGAATTTGATGAGATTGAAGAAAGTGATACAGCATCATCTCAGCTATAG
- the LOC114401637 gene encoding protein JASON-like isoform X2 — protein sequence MGFINFPDMLRSVLGFMIRFFFRTFTKAMGCFFACFRIRENRRTNTSHLITSSTRSTGVVVSRNRLSSLLFEERDDSARIDGVGFQGDFQGLKDEAKFLKACGTLTGTPVEIRKASEKLKASPAPDKDSEHSRFHCWLPNTSVEKLQLDVQPFDPPTPINLCQKLGNSMDSFEHTPISFISKAQDTEEDSVDYMEKSWSGNLHTADRSERNVALVSALLATNTQRKNKSVRFESETDLATYGSSSDNRHMKENKSPNNQSAYKPSPYPTPLKLFDEMQTPGTVYPASLEELHTGRAQVRSQFVYPTNKPGDNALRCKILEERDFNPEEDSSELSDLVEKAQNGTPTPEKGSKRFSNENDEIKSNLSSRISPVSTIEEHSPMSFKWWYDNGIPNSTTKYKEDQKVKWHATPFEERLDKALSEENFISQRKLVCGKPVEFDEIEESDTASSQL from the exons ATGGGTTTTATAAATTTTCCTGATATGCTGAGGAGCGTGTTAGGGTTCATGATCCGTTTCTTCTTCCGAACCTTCACCAAAGCCATGGGCTGCTTCTTCGCGTGCTTCAGGATCAGAGAGAATCGCCGCACAAACACATCGCATTTGATTACCTCCTCCACTCGATCCACC GGTGTTGTGGTGTCTCGAAATCGCTTGTCTTCTTTATTATttgaag AGAGAGATGATTCTGCGAGGATTGATGGTGTTGGGTTTCAGGGAGATTTCCAGGGGCTTAAGGATGAG GCTAAGTTTCTTAAAGCTTGTGGGACCTTAACAGGAACACCCGTTGAAATTCGTAAAGCATCTGAGAAATTGAAAGCATCACCCGCTCCTGATAAAGATTCAGAACATTCAAGATTTCATTGTTGGCTTCCTAACACGTCTGTGGAGAAACTGCAGCTGGATGTCCAACCATTTGATCCACCAACTCCCATAAATCTTTGCCAAAAATTGGGAAATAGTATGGATTCATTTGAGCACACGCCAATCAG CTTTATCTCCAAAGCGCAAGATACTGAAGAAGACTCTGTTGACTATATGGAAAAAAGTTGGTCAGGGAACCTTCATACGGCAGATAGGTCTGAAAGGAATGTAGCTTTGGTTTCAGCTTTGCTAGCCACAAATACTCAGAGAAAGAACAAGTCTGTTCGTTTTGAAAGTGAAACTGACTTGGCAACCTATGGAAGCTCATCAGATAATCGGCATATGAAGGAAAACAAGTCACCAAATAACCAAAGTGCATATAAACCGTCTCCTTATCCTACCCCGTTGAAGTTATTTGATGAGATGCAAACACCAGGAACTGTGTATCCTGCATCATTAGAAGAGTTACATACAGGTAGGGCTCAAGTTCGGTCCCAGTTTGTCTATCCAACTAACAAACCAGGTGATAATGCCCTCAGGTGCAAAATACTCGAGGAGAGAGATTTTAACCCtgaagaagattcaagtgagctgagtgatttggttgagaaagCTCAAAATGGAACTCCTACCCCAGAAAAAGGGTCCAAGagattttcaaatgaaaatgatgAGATCAAATCAAATTTGTCTTCTAGAATAAGTCCTGTATCAACCATCGAGGAGCATTCGCCTATGTCATTTAAGTGGTGGTATGACAATGGCATCCCGAATTCAACAACTAAGTACAAAGAG GACCAGAAAGTAAAATGGCATGCAACCCCATTTGAAGAGAGGCTGGATAAGGCACTGTCTGAGGAGAATTTTATATCTCAAAG GAAGCTTGTTTGTGGGAAACCAGTGGAATTTGATGAGATTGAAGAAAGTGATACAGCATCATCTCAGCTATAG
- the LOC114401654 gene encoding glutathione S-transferase F9-like, which yields MVVKVYGPHCASTKRVLVCLVEKEVEFDVVPVDVTKGEQKDPEYLKLQPFGVVPVIKDGDYTLYESRAIIRYYAEKYRSQGAELLGKTIEERGLVEQWLEVEAHNFHPPAYNLCLHGLFGSLFGVTPDPKVIEESEAKLVQVLNIYEERLSKTKYLAGDFFSIADISHLPFLDYVVNNMEKKYLLKERKHVGAWWDDISSRPSWNKVLQLYRAPI from the exons ATGGTAGTGAAGGTTTACGGTCCCCACTGTGCTTCCACAAAGCGGGTGCTGGTTTGTCTGGTTGAGAAGGAAGTCGAATTTGATGTTGTCCCTGTTGATGTCACTAAGGGGGAGCAGAAGGATCCTGAGTACCTCAAATTACAG CCCTTTGGAGTTGTTCCTGTCATCAAAGATGGAGACTATACCTTATATG AATCTCGTGCTATAATAAGGTATTATGCAGAAAAATACAGATCTCAAGGGGCTGAGTTGctggggaagacaatagaagaAAGGGGTCTTGTGGAGCAATGGCTAGAAGTTGAAGCACACAACTTTCACCCACCAGCCTACAACTTGTGTCTTCATGGTTTGTTTGGTTCACTATTTGGTGTGACTCCAGATCCCAAGGTGATTGAGGAGAGTGAAGCAAAGCTGGTGCAGGTGTTGAACATTTATGAGGAGAGGCTGTCAAAGACTAAGTATTTGGCTGGGGATTTCTTCAGCATTGCTGATATTAGCCACCTTCCATTTCTTGATTATGTTGTGAACAATATGGAGAAAAAGTATTTGTTAAAGGAGAGGAAGCATGTGGGTGCCTGGTGGGATGACATAAGCAGTAGACCATCATGGAACAAGGTTCTCCAGCTTTACCGAGCCCCAATCTAG